A stretch of Carnobacteriaceae bacterium zg-C25 DNA encodes these proteins:
- a CDS encoding DUF177 domain-containing protein, which translates to MKWSIKQIEDNSGQPLQFSEVVDIKSSLLKRETEILDVSPVKLNGTLLSDKQSILAMFTLEAIVTLPSSRTLNPVPYHMNVDVSERFAQEMYVSSVMKMYPDEVVSLIEGYHIDLEESVIDNILLNLPLQVLSDEELAQQELPHGQGWALLTEDAFLQQKQKEAEETIDPRFAGLKALLNTTDQGE; encoded by the coding sequence ATGAAATGGTCAATTAAACAAATTGAAGATAATAGTGGTCAGCCACTACAGTTTTCAGAAGTGGTTGATATCAAATCATCGCTACTGAAGCGAGAAACTGAAATATTAGATGTGTCACCTGTGAAGTTGAATGGGACGCTTTTATCGGATAAACAAAGCATTTTAGCGATGTTTACACTAGAAGCGATTGTAACTCTACCTTCTTCACGCACGCTAAATCCAGTGCCGTATCATATGAATGTTGACGTTAGCGAACGTTTTGCTCAAGAAATGTATGTTTCTTCTGTAATGAAGATGTATCCAGATGAAGTAGTAAGCTTGATTGAAGGATACCACATTGATTTGGAAGAATCCGTTATCGACAATATTTTGTTAAACTTACCATTGCAAGTGCTGTCTGATGAAGAATTGGCACAACAAGAGTTACCGCATGGTCAAGGATGGGCACTTTTAACGGAAGATGCTTTTCTACAACAAAAGCAAAAAGAGGCAGAGGAAACGATTGACCCACGATTTGCAGGGTTGAAAGCTCTACTCAATACTACCGATCAAGGTGAGTAA
- the rpmF gene encoding 50S ribosomal protein L32, translating to MAVPKRRTSKARKNKRRTHFKLEVPGMSACSECGELRKSHHVCPSCGKYDGKEVVAVG from the coding sequence ATGGCAGTACCAAAACGTAGAACATCAAAAGCTAGAAAAAACAAACGTCGTACACACTTCAAATTAGAAGTACCAGGCATGAGCGCATGTTCAGAGTGTGGCGAATTAAGAAAAAGCCATCACGTTTGCCCATCATGTGGTAAATATGACGGAAAAGAAGTTGTAGCAGTAGGCTAA